The following coding sequences are from one Lolium rigidum isolate FL_2022 chromosome 6, APGP_CSIRO_Lrig_0.1, whole genome shotgun sequence window:
- the LOC124659308 gene encoding premnaspirodiene oxygenase-like, whose amino-acid sequence MNDDLVYVCSALAVSVLAIAVVQLLKARQRLPPGPLNLPVIGSAHRLVNALPHRAMRDLAGVHGPLMYLRVGQVPLVVVTSKEVAREVLKTHDAIFATRPKLMAGDIVAYGSTDLLFCSTPGDYFRKLRRLCVQEILSNDRIRSYQDIREDEVRSLVEDIRAAGPSAPVDLSRKIYKLTNGIVSRAAFGMKSSKAEDFVAAIKHSFVYSTGFSIADLFPGFTGILSFLTGQRRNLEGVRDTIDGILEEIINEREQILKSGRSTASEKNLVEVLLGLQGNEDFGFPITRSTVKAVILDIFAGGTETSGTSMEWAMSELMANPKVMGKLQGEIRAAFGDKEFISEADLRASGSVMKYLGLVIKETFRLHPPAPILVPRESTEACEINGYVIPAKTRVVINSWAIMRDPRYWEDAEEFRPERFEGAGRMDFFGGNFEYTPFGSGRRMCPGYNYGMASMELTLVQLLHSFDWSLPDGVEQLDMTEIVSLSLTRKTHLMLRAAPRAPLPSS is encoded by the exons ATGAACGACGATCTTGTGTACGTGTGCTCTGCTCTGGCCGTGTCAGTTTTGGCCATCGCGGTTGTCCAGCTTCTGAAGGCGCGACAACGGCTGCCGCCGGGGCCGCTGAACCTGCCGGTGATCGGGAGCGCGCACCGGCTGGTGAACGCGCTGCCGCACCGCGCGATGCGCGACCTGGCCGGCGTGCACGGCCCGCTCATGTACCTCCGCGTGGGTCAGGTGCCCTTGGTAGTGGTCACCTCCAAGGAGGTCGCCCGCGAGGTGCTCAAGACCCACGACGCCATCTTCGCCACCCGGCCGAAGCTCATGGCCGGCGACATCGTGGCGTACGGCTCGACGGACCTCCTTTTCTGCTCCACCCCCGGCGACTACTTCCGGAAGCTCCGACGGCTGTGCGTCCAGGAGATCCTGAGCAACGACCGCATCCGGTCGTACCAGGACATCAGGGAGGACGAGGTGCGGAGCCTCGTGGAGGACATCCGGGCGGCCGGACCATCGGCGCCGGTGGACCTCAGCAGGAAGATCTACAAATTGACCAACGGCATCGTTTCCCGGGCGGCGTTCGGCATGAAGAGCAGCAAAGCCGAGGACTTCGTGGCGGCCATCAAGCACAGCTTCGTCTACTCCACCGGCTTCTCGATCGCTGACCTCTTCCCTGGTTTCACCGGGATCCTCAGCTTCCTCACCGGCCAGAGGAGGAACCTGGAGGGCGTTCGTGACACCATCGACGGCATCCTGGAGGAGATCATCAACGAGAGGGAGCAGATCCTCAAGAGCGGCAGGTCAACCGCGTCGGAGAAGAACCTGGTGGAAGTTCTCCTGGGCCTCCAGGGGAATGAAGACTTTGGTTTTCCCATCACCCGCTCCACTGTCAAAGCAGTTATCTTG GACATATTTGCTGGTGGGACAGAGACATCCGGGACATCCATGGAATGGGCGATGTCGGAGCTGATGGCGAACCCAAAGGTGATGGGGAAGCTGCAAGGCGAGATCAGGGCGGCGTTCGGCGACAAGGAGTTCATCAGCGAGGCGGATCTCCGGGCGAGCGGGAGCGTGATGAAGTACCTGGGCCTGGTGATCAAGGAGACGTTCAGGCTGCACCCGCCGGCGCCCATCCTGGTCCCTCGAGAGAGCACGGAGGCGTGCGAGATCAACGGGTACGTGATCCCGGCGAAGACGAGGGTGGTGATAAACTCGTGGGCGATCATGAGGGACCCCCGGTACTGGGAGGACGCGGAGGAGTTCAGGCCGGAGAGGTTCGAGGGAGCCGGCCGCATGGACTTCTTCGGCGGCAACTTCGAGTACACGCCGTTCGGGTCCGGGAGGAGGATGTGCCCCGGTTACAACTACGGCATGGCGAGCATGGAGCTCACCCTCGTGCAGCTCCTGCACTCATTCGACTGGAGCCTTCCGGATGGTGTGGAACAGCTCGACATGACCGAGATCGTGTCGCTCAGCTTGACCAGGAAGACGCACCTCATGCTGCGGGCTGCCCCTCGTGCACCGCTGCCTTCTTCCTAA